One genomic region from Nocardioides plantarum encodes:
- a CDS encoding ATP-dependent DNA helicase: protein MPETATSATSSTSASSVSDVLSRAVTALGGSERDGQVAMAEAVSHALSAERHLLVQAGTGTGKSLAYLVPALVHDQRVVVATATLALQHQLVERDLPRLIEAVKDVAGLDTSYAVLKGRSNYACLHRIREGVPDDQGVLVDVPQGSMAGKVLELRSWAEKQAETKGSGERDNAPRHTDREWRQVSVGHRDCLGAAKCPFGQECFVELAREKAHRSHLVITNHSLLAIDAIEGVPMIPDYDVAVIDEAHELVARVTQAATDELAPADVERAARRSQRHVEGSEADDLADAADALRDAMAEARPGRFDQVPDDLADALVLVRDAARACLSAYPKAEAGSAAGGDGDAGITQAKGSVQDVFVNAGRMAAGSDADVLWLSEGGDRTPPRLHVAPLQVWGPMRDKLLTDKTVVMTSATLMLGGDFEAVATSVGLKPTERETSGERERTDTVLPWIGLDVGSPFDYGKQAILYIARHLPPPGRDGLVKAQLDEIVELVDAAEGRTLGLFSSRRAAEAAAEEVRTRLPHLTTLAQGEAQLPELAAQFVGDPHTCLFGTLSLWQGLDVPGDTCQLVLIDRIPFPRPDDPLMSARQKAADQAGGNGFMQVAATHAALLLAQGAGRLIRTTSDRGVVAVLDPRLATARYGSFLKASLPPMWTTADPQVARKALARLAAAAGSAG from the coding sequence GTGCCCGAGACCGCCACCAGCGCTACCAGCTCCACCAGCGCCTCCAGCGTCAGCGACGTCTTGAGCCGGGCGGTGACGGCGCTGGGCGGCAGCGAGCGCGACGGCCAGGTCGCGATGGCCGAGGCGGTCTCGCACGCCCTGTCCGCCGAGCGGCACCTGCTGGTGCAGGCCGGCACCGGCACCGGCAAGTCGCTGGCCTACCTGGTCCCGGCGCTGGTGCACGACCAGCGCGTGGTGGTCGCCACCGCGACCCTGGCCCTGCAGCACCAGCTGGTCGAGCGCGACCTCCCGCGCCTGATCGAGGCCGTCAAGGACGTCGCCGGCCTCGACACGTCCTACGCCGTGCTCAAGGGACGCTCCAACTACGCCTGCCTGCACCGCATCCGTGAGGGCGTGCCCGACGACCAGGGCGTGCTGGTCGACGTCCCCCAGGGGTCGATGGCCGGCAAGGTCCTCGAGCTGCGGTCGTGGGCCGAGAAGCAGGCCGAGACCAAGGGGTCCGGCGAGCGCGACAACGCCCCACGTCACACCGACCGTGAGTGGCGCCAGGTCAGCGTCGGTCACCGCGACTGCCTCGGGGCGGCCAAGTGCCCCTTCGGCCAGGAGTGCTTCGTCGAGCTGGCCCGCGAGAAGGCCCACCGCTCCCACCTGGTGATCACCAACCACTCCCTGCTGGCGATCGACGCCATCGAGGGCGTGCCGATGATCCCCGACTACGACGTCGCGGTGATCGACGAGGCGCACGAGCTCGTCGCCCGGGTCACCCAGGCCGCCACCGACGAGCTCGCGCCCGCCGACGTCGAGCGAGCCGCGCGGCGCTCCCAGCGCCACGTCGAGGGCAGCGAGGCCGACGATCTCGCCGATGCCGCCGACGCCCTGCGCGACGCCATGGCCGAGGCCCGGCCGGGGCGCTTCGACCAGGTCCCCGACGACCTCGCCGACGCCCTGGTGCTCGTGCGCGACGCGGCCCGCGCCTGCCTGTCGGCCTATCCCAAGGCCGAGGCGGGCTCCGCGGCAGGCGGTGACGGCGACGCCGGCATCACCCAGGCCAAGGGCAGTGTCCAGGACGTCTTCGTCAACGCCGGTCGGATGGCGGCCGGGTCCGACGCCGACGTGTTGTGGCTGTCCGAGGGTGGCGACCGGACCCCGCCCCGCCTGCACGTCGCGCCGCTGCAGGTGTGGGGCCCGATGCGCGACAAGCTGCTCACCGACAAGACCGTCGTGATGACCTCCGCGACCCTGATGCTCGGCGGCGACTTCGAGGCCGTCGCGACCAGCGTCGGGCTCAAGCCCACCGAGCGCGAGACCTCGGGCGAGCGCGAGCGTACCGACACCGTGCTGCCGTGGATCGGGCTCGACGTCGGCTCGCCGTTCGACTACGGCAAGCAGGCCATCCTCTACATCGCCCGGCACCTGCCGCCGCCTGGTCGTGACGGGTTGGTCAAGGCCCAGCTCGACGAGATCGTCGAGCTGGTCGACGCCGCCGAGGGTCGCACCCTGGGGCTGTTCTCGAGCCGCCGGGCCGCCGAGGCCGCCGCCGAGGAGGTCCGCACCCGGCTGCCCCACCTCACGACCCTGGCCCAGGGCGAGGCGCAGCTGCCCGAGCTCGCGGCGCAGTTCGTCGGCGACCCCCACACCTGCCTGTTCGGCACGCTCAGCCTGTGGCAGGGCCTCGACGTGCCCGGCGACACCTGCCAGCTGGTGCTGATCGACCGGATCCCGTTCCCGCGGCCCGACGACCCGCTGATGAGCGCGCGCCAGAAGGCCGCCGACCAGGCCGGCGGCAACGGCTTCATGCAGGTCGCCGCCACCCACGCTGCCCTGTTGCTGGCCCAGGGCGCCGGGCGCCTGATCCGCACCACCTCCGACCGCGGCGTCGTGGCCGTGCTCGACCCGCGACTGGCCACGGCCCGCTACGGCAGCTTCCTCAAGGCCAGCCTGCCGCCGATGTGGACCACCGCCGACCCCCAGGTCGCCCGCAAGGCGCTGGCACGGCTCGCCGCGGCCGCCGGCAGCGCGGGCTGA
- a CDS encoding sugar phosphate isomerase/epimerase family protein, with translation MCFGFDGEAALRRSLEERGSSRRQMLRGTAAGVGGAVGLAALASAAPASASAGSPQRHGQHGGGRRRHEVPDELISIQLYTLRAAMGTREGFDLVMKRLAQYGYQRVELAGFGDRTAKELRDLLRGLDIWSSSSHDGISATPAALQTKLQNAATLRQKYINVPYLNSTSLSEWQKWADQMNVEARAAKRYGIAYGYHNHAHEFTIDLGGGKTPWDVLTNRLDPRLVHLEVDLYWAYTAGVNTGASDPDQFAIDVVREAPQKVRQFHVKDKDATTGDMSDLGTGVVDFERIFRAHDVEEYIVENDTPDVSPLTSAAVGRCYLDTIKF, from the coding sequence ATGTGCTTCGGTTTCGACGGTGAGGCAGCGCTGCGGCGCTCGCTGGAGGAGCGCGGCAGCTCGCGCCGCCAGATGCTGCGCGGCACCGCCGCGGGCGTCGGCGGCGCGGTGGGCCTGGCGGCGCTCGCGAGCGCGGCCCCGGCCAGCGCCAGCGCCGGCTCGCCCCAGCGCCACGGTCAGCACGGTGGCGGCCGTCGTCGCCACGAGGTCCCCGACGAGCTGATCAGCATCCAGCTCTACACGTTGCGCGCCGCCATGGGCACCCGTGAGGGCTTCGACCTGGTGATGAAGCGCCTGGCGCAGTACGGCTACCAGCGGGTCGAGCTGGCCGGCTTCGGCGACCGCACCGCCAAGGAGCTGCGCGACCTCCTGCGCGGCCTCGACATCTGGTCCAGCTCGAGCCACGACGGCATCAGTGCCACCCCCGCCGCCCTGCAGACCAAGCTGCAGAACGCCGCAACCCTGCGCCAGAAGTACATCAACGTGCCCTACCTCAACTCCACCAGCCTGTCGGAGTGGCAGAAGTGGGCCGACCAGATGAACGTCGAGGCGCGGGCGGCCAAGCGCTACGGCATCGCCTACGGCTACCACAACCACGCGCACGAGTTCACGATCGACCTCGGCGGCGGCAAGACGCCGTGGGACGTCCTCACCAACCGGCTCGACCCGCGCCTGGTCCACCTCGAGGTCGACCTCTACTGGGCCTACACCGCCGGGGTCAACACCGGTGCGAGCGACCCCGACCAGTTCGCGATCGACGTCGTCCGCGAGGCCCCGCAGAAGGTCCGCCAGTTCCACGTCAAGGACAAGGACGCGACCACCGGCGACATGAGCGACCTCGGCACCGGCGTCGTCGACTTCGAGCGGATCTTCCGCGCCCACGACGTCGAGGAGTACATCGTCGAGAACGACACCCCCGACGTCTCGCCGCTCACCTCGGCCGCCGTCGGCCGGTGCTACCTGGACACCATCAAGTTCTGA